The Streptomyces sp. NBC_01775 genome includes a region encoding these proteins:
- a CDS encoding TadE/TadG family type IV pilus assembly protein, with amino-acid sequence MERGPEERWGDAGLSTIEVVILAPVMMLFILVLVGFGQLVDGRGAVDSAARDAARAGSLQHGGHGAAMNAAQRAATATLRGTCAGGVTVRDAGSDYRSGGLFTVEVSCRVRGLDLLGLDIAKEIAGRSSSPIDPYRRTG; translated from the coding sequence GTGGAGCGCGGCCCGGAGGAGCGCTGGGGGGACGCGGGGCTGTCCACGATCGAGGTCGTGATCCTGGCGCCGGTGATGATGCTCTTCATCCTGGTCCTCGTCGGCTTCGGACAGCTCGTGGACGGGCGGGGCGCCGTGGACAGCGCCGCACGGGACGCCGCACGCGCGGGCTCCCTCCAGCACGGCGGCCACGGCGCCGCGATGAACGCGGCACAGCGCGCGGCGACCGCCACCTTGCGGGGCACCTGCGCGGGAGGCGTGACCGTACGGGACGCGGGCAGCGACTACCGCTCCGGAGGGCTCTTCACCGTCGAGGTGAGCTGCCGGGTGCGCGGGCTGGACCTGCTGGGCCTGGACATCGCCAAGGAGATCGCGGGGCGGTCGAGTTCGCCGATCGACCCGTACCGGAGGACCGGATGA
- a CDS encoding TadE/TadG family type IV pilus assembly protein, with translation MNARPGWDATARGWLRTRRDACDDRGSGAGAVIIFALLFLVLAAFVVDGGLSISQRERAADIAEQAARYAAQDIDEEALRASQGKNAPINYENCPQRVGKFARQSGLSGADVAASGCVAASAQQVEVRIRLTYRPVLTGLFYSAPLTVHGTAKAESVTG, from the coding sequence ATGAACGCGCGTCCGGGGTGGGACGCGACGGCGCGGGGGTGGCTGCGGACGCGGCGCGACGCCTGCGACGACCGCGGGTCGGGCGCCGGTGCCGTCATCATCTTCGCGCTGCTGTTCCTGGTGCTCGCGGCCTTCGTGGTGGACGGCGGTCTGTCGATCTCGCAGCGCGAACGCGCCGCCGACATCGCGGAACAGGCCGCGCGCTACGCGGCACAGGACATCGACGAGGAGGCCCTGCGTGCCAGCCAGGGCAAGAACGCGCCCATCAACTACGAGAACTGCCCCCAGCGGGTCGGCAAGTTCGCCCGCCAGTCGGGCCTGTCGGGCGCCGATGTCGCGGCATCCGGCTGCGTCGCGGCGAGCGCCCAGCAGGTCGAGGTGCGCATCCGGCTGACCTACCGGCCGGTGCTCACCGGGCTGTTCTACAGCGCACCGCTCACGGTCCACGGCACGGCCAAGGCAGAGTCCGTGACGGGCTGA